Proteins encoded in a region of the Psychromicrobium lacuslunae genome:
- the dop gene encoding depupylase/deamidase Dop, giving the protein MGAETEYGIHTPGRGGFNATWLSSQIVHGYAKLSSEHAAGGAETPWDYSDESPLADARGWTMPREQAHPSQLTDEPQVLTAAGIALSDWESAYPLDIADPVDAPPMVMNMVLGNGARLYVDHAHPEYSSPEVSNPEDALIWDFAGDTVARQVLSAIAARRAAGEEELPEIQLYKNNTDSKSASYGSHENYLMPRSVPFGQIVAGLTPFFITRQLICAAGRVGIGQDSATAGFQLSQRADFFEAEVGLETTIRRPIINTRDEPHAMADKYRRLHVIIGDANLSQLSHYLKFGTTALVLDLIERGLAPKLEVWEPVEALRAVSHDLSLKRLYRLIDGRRVTALDIQWMYLEAAQRAAESSPDRHTALVLTRWEQLLTGLAVGPEAVTEQLEWAAKLALLQQYRERDGLAWDDARLALIDLQWADVRLDKGLANRLQARGRLETLVSQQRIDAAVLNPPEDTRAYFRGESIRRFGPQVIGASWDSVIFQLPNQRRLQKVPTRDPLRGTKELVGPLFEAHQQLEDFLSALLGPR; this is encoded by the coding sequence ATGGGGGCGGAAACCGAGTACGGTATCCACACCCCGGGACGGGGTGGGTTCAACGCCACCTGGCTTTCCTCGCAGATTGTGCACGGCTATGCCAAGCTCAGTTCGGAACACGCCGCTGGGGGAGCGGAGACTCCGTGGGACTATAGCGATGAGTCACCATTGGCCGACGCCCGAGGCTGGACCATGCCGCGCGAGCAGGCGCATCCCTCACAACTCACCGATGAACCCCAGGTGCTGACCGCGGCAGGTATTGCACTCTCCGACTGGGAGTCGGCGTATCCACTGGATATTGCCGACCCGGTCGACGCACCGCCGATGGTGATGAATATGGTGCTGGGAAACGGTGCAAGGCTGTATGTCGATCACGCGCACCCGGAGTACTCTTCGCCGGAAGTCAGCAACCCCGAAGATGCTCTGATCTGGGATTTCGCTGGTGACACCGTGGCGCGCCAAGTGCTTTCTGCAATAGCTGCTCGCCGCGCTGCCGGGGAGGAAGAACTACCGGAGATTCAGCTCTACAAAAACAACACTGATAGCAAGTCCGCTTCTTATGGCAGTCATGAAAATTATCTGATGCCCAGGTCGGTGCCCTTCGGACAGATCGTGGCCGGGTTGACACCGTTTTTCATCACCCGTCAGCTGATCTGCGCTGCGGGTCGGGTGGGCATAGGACAGGACTCAGCCACCGCCGGGTTCCAGCTCAGCCAGCGAGCTGACTTCTTCGAGGCGGAAGTGGGGCTGGAAACCACCATTCGACGTCCCATCATTAACACCCGGGACGAACCGCATGCGATGGCGGATAAATATCGGCGGCTGCACGTGATCATTGGTGATGCCAATTTGAGTCAGCTTTCTCATTACCTGAAATTTGGCACTACAGCCTTAGTGCTCGATCTGATTGAACGCGGTCTAGCGCCAAAGTTGGAGGTCTGGGAGCCGGTAGAGGCGCTCCGAGCGGTCAGCCACGACCTTTCACTCAAGCGGCTCTATCGCTTGATCGATGGACGAAGGGTGACCGCGCTGGACATCCAATGGATGTACCTGGAGGCTGCGCAACGGGCGGCTGAGTCGAGCCCTGACCGGCACACTGCGTTAGTGCTGACCCGCTGGGAGCAGCTGCTGACCGGCTTGGCCGTAGGGCCTGAGGCGGTGACTGAACAACTGGAATGGGCAGCCAAACTGGCGCTGCTGCAGCAGTACCGCGAACGTGACGGACTGGCCTGGGATGACGCGCGACTGGCGCTCATTGACCTGCAGTGGGCCGATGTCAGGCTCGATAAAGGGCTGGCCAACCGGTTACAGGCGCGCGGACGCCTTGAGACATTGGTGTCGCAGCAGCGCATTGATGCAGCGGTATTGAACCCGCCCGAGGACACCCGGGCCTATTTTCGGGGCGAGTCGATTCGGAGATTTGGTCCTCAGGTGATCGGCGCCAGCTGGGATTCGGTGATTTTTCAACTGCCAAATCAGCGTAGGCTGCAGAAGGTGCCGACTCGGGATCCACTACGCGGTACCAAGGAACTAGTCGGGCCGCTTTTCGAAGCGCATCAGCAGCTGGAGGATTTCCTCAGCGCCCTCTTGGGGCCGCGTTAG
- a CDS encoding undecaprenyl-diphosphate phosphatase, with amino-acid sequence MNWLEAAFLGLIQGLTEFLPISSSAHLFIVGKLIGLEDPGAAFTAVSQLGTEAAVVVFFWRDIVRIIKHWWLSIVGKLPRNDPDARMGWLVIIGSIPIVVIGILFQNAIEGALRNLWLVATSLIVFGVILAVADAVGKHQRKLEDLTVKHGIIYGLAQCLALIPGVSRSGGTITAGLLMGYTREAAARYSFLLAIPAVLGSGFYELFKIFAKHEGSQEVFGLGETALATVVAFIVGYLIIGWFLKFISNNSYRLFVWYRIALGLLVFVLLGFSVITPA; translated from the coding sequence GTGAACTGGTTAGAAGCTGCCTTCTTAGGGCTGATTCAAGGATTGACGGAATTTCTGCCCATCTCCTCAAGCGCCCACCTTTTTATTGTCGGCAAATTAATCGGCCTAGAGGACCCAGGGGCGGCCTTTACCGCGGTGAGCCAGCTAGGCACCGAGGCCGCCGTGGTGGTGTTCTTTTGGCGGGACATCGTCCGCATTATTAAGCATTGGTGGCTTTCCATCGTCGGAAAGTTGCCGCGCAACGATCCGGATGCCAGGATGGGCTGGCTGGTGATCATTGGTTCTATCCCCATTGTGGTCATCGGCATTCTTTTCCAGAACGCCATTGAAGGCGCACTGCGTAATCTCTGGTTGGTAGCGACCAGTTTGATCGTCTTCGGCGTGATTCTGGCAGTTGCCGATGCGGTGGGGAAGCACCAGCGCAAACTGGAAGACCTCACCGTTAAGCACGGCATTATCTACGGGCTGGCGCAATGTTTGGCGCTGATCCCGGGCGTCTCACGCTCCGGTGGCACCATTACCGCCGGTTTGCTGATGGGCTACACCCGCGAAGCCGCGGCACGCTATTCTTTCCTGCTGGCGATTCCGGCCGTACTGGGTAGCGGATTCTATGAACTGTTCAAGATCTTCGCGAAACATGAAGGCAGCCAGGAGGTTTTCGGTCTCGGCGAGACCGCACTGGCCACCGTGGTCGCCTTTATCGTCGGGTATCTGATCATTGGCTGGTTCTTGAAGTTCATCTCGAACAATAGCTACCGGCTCTTTGTCTGGTACCGAATCGCGCTCGGCCTGCTGGTCTTTGTGCTGCTCGGCTTCTCAGTGATCACCCCCGCATGA
- the mshC gene encoding cysteine--1-D-myo-inosityl 2-amino-2-deoxy-alpha-D-glucopyranoside ligase yields the protein MRSWQEPARSPLPGRLASLEIFDTMSGSRQALPVQGEASLYVCGITPYDATHMGHAATYLTFDLLGRAWRDAGVTVRYVQNVTDVDDPLLERAERDGVDWRELAASQTDLFRADMEALRVLPPQHYIGAVEAIEWIVPEVERLVAEGLAYSVPGGDIYFDAMAASSGRSDAFSLSLLTGAWWPVLLSEAWWLGQVSGLSEAEMLPLFAERGGDPDREGKRNPLDPLLWRTAREGEPHWPGGSLGAGRPGWHIECTVISRRFLPAPFTVQGGGSDLIFPHHEMSAGHAWGLSGKQMASYYAHTGMVGLDGEKMSKSKGNLVLVSALRAAGVEPAAIRLAVLANHYRSDWFWTDELLSNAQERLQSWRTALQTVQAETALPLLAELRAALGNDLDAPAALLALDRWAAASRQAKQHSASDAELVRRAVDSLLGVSL from the coding sequence ATGAGGTCCTGGCAGGAACCGGCCCGCAGCCCGCTGCCCGGCCGGTTGGCATCACTGGAAATCTTTGACACCATGAGCGGCAGCCGGCAGGCGCTACCGGTGCAGGGCGAGGCAAGTCTCTACGTCTGTGGCATCACCCCTTATGACGCCACCCATATGGGCCATGCGGCCACCTATTTGACCTTTGACCTGCTGGGCCGAGCCTGGCGGGATGCCGGGGTGACGGTGCGCTACGTGCAGAACGTCACTGATGTGGATGATCCACTTCTGGAACGAGCCGAGCGTGACGGAGTGGACTGGCGCGAGCTCGCCGCCTCGCAAACCGATTTATTCCGCGCCGATATGGAGGCGCTGCGGGTGCTGCCGCCGCAACACTACATCGGTGCCGTCGAGGCCATTGAGTGGATCGTTCCCGAGGTGGAACGATTGGTTGCCGAAGGACTGGCTTATTCGGTTCCGGGCGGAGATATCTATTTCGACGCAATGGCGGCCTCCTCAGGCCGCTCCGACGCCTTCTCCCTCAGCCTGCTCACTGGTGCTTGGTGGCCGGTTTTGCTCTCCGAGGCTTGGTGGTTAGGGCAGGTCTCCGGATTGAGCGAAGCCGAGATGTTGCCCCTTTTCGCCGAACGGGGCGGAGACCCCGATCGAGAGGGCAAGCGGAACCCGCTCGACCCCCTATTATGGCGAACGGCTCGTGAGGGCGAACCACACTGGCCCGGCGGCAGCCTCGGGGCTGGCCGACCCGGCTGGCACATCGAGTGCACGGTGATTTCCCGTCGCTTCCTGCCAGCGCCCTTCACCGTTCAAGGTGGCGGTTCTGATCTGATTTTCCCGCATCACGAGATGAGTGCAGGTCATGCTTGGGGCCTGAGCGGGAAGCAGATGGCCAGTTATTACGCCCACACAGGAATGGTGGGCCTGGACGGCGAAAAGATGAGTAAGTCCAAAGGGAACCTAGTCTTGGTCTCGGCGCTACGCGCCGCCGGAGTCGAGCCTGCCGCTATCCGGTTGGCGGTGCTGGCTAATCACTACCGCAGCGATTGGTTCTGGACCGATGAGTTGCTCAGTAATGCTCAAGAGCGGCTCCAGAGCTGGCGTACTGCGTTGCAAACGGTGCAAGCCGAGACTGCTTTACCCCTGCTGGCCGAACTGCGGGCTGCGTTGGGGAATGACCTCGACGCTCCGGCCGCTCTGCTAGCCCTTGATCGCTGGGCGGCCGCTAGTCGGCAGGCTAAGCAGCACAGCGCATCCGACGCCGAACTGGTCCGACGGGCTGTCGATAGCTTGCTAGGTGTCTCGCTATAG
- a CDS encoding aldo/keto reductase, with product MQQRFLGQSGLRVSALSLGTMSWGTVTDEEQCRELLRDYLAAGGTVLDTAMSYGEGSSEAILGELIGDVVARPEIVLVSKAGIERRKGQRMVDCSRRGLLAGLDASLARLGTDYLDLWLAHTWDPHVPLEETLAALDYAVSSGRVRYAGVSNYAGWQLAKAAQLSAEPLVVNQVEYSLLNRSAEQEVIPAAEDAGIGIMCWGALGRGVLTGKYRGQIPSDSRGASERWAGYVEPYLSGKASRITEALITAAKGLDRGTGELALSWLLDRAAVATAVVGPRNSTQLKTILASNLEPLPEQITEVLDEVSVGAGFELGVGR from the coding sequence ATGCAACAACGATTCCTTGGTCAAAGTGGCCTGCGCGTTTCTGCTCTCAGCCTGGGCACCATGTCCTGGGGAACCGTCACTGATGAAGAGCAATGCCGCGAGCTACTGCGCGATTATCTCGCCGCTGGCGGCACTGTGCTGGATACCGCGATGAGCTACGGCGAAGGCAGCAGTGAAGCGATCCTGGGCGAATTGATTGGCGATGTGGTGGCCAGACCAGAAATCGTTTTGGTCTCCAAGGCTGGAATTGAACGTCGCAAGGGCCAGCGCATGGTCGATTGCTCGCGACGTGGGCTGCTCGCCGGGCTGGACGCTTCATTAGCCCGGCTTGGCACCGATTACCTGGATTTGTGGCTGGCGCACACCTGGGATCCGCATGTACCTCTTGAGGAGACGCTCGCCGCTTTGGATTACGCGGTTAGTTCGGGCCGGGTGCGCTACGCCGGGGTTTCTAACTATGCGGGCTGGCAACTGGCCAAGGCAGCCCAACTGAGCGCTGAACCTTTGGTGGTCAATCAGGTGGAGTATTCGCTGCTCAATCGGAGCGCCGAGCAAGAAGTGATTCCCGCTGCTGAGGACGCCGGGATCGGGATCATGTGCTGGGGCGCTTTGGGTCGTGGCGTGCTGACCGGTAAGTATCGGGGCCAGATCCCGAGCGACTCGCGTGGCGCTTCCGAGCGTTGGGCTGGCTATGTGGAGCCCTATCTTTCAGGGAAGGCGAGCCGGATCACTGAGGCTTTGATCACCGCAGCGAAAGGCCTTGACCGTGGCACCGGTGAGTTGGCGCTGAGCTGGCTGCTGGATCGGGCTGCGGTCGCCACTGCCGTGGTCGGCCCACGAAATTCGACTCAATTGAAAACGATCCTGGCCAGCAATTTGGAGCCATTGCCCGAGCAAATAACCGAAGTGCTTGACGAGGTTTCGGTCGGTGCAGGTTTTGAACTTGGCGTGGGTCGCTAG
- a CDS encoding site-2 protease family protein — MSDLNSQQQPAQTGPPARREGIPLGRIAGIPIILAYSWFLIAAFTVLVFGPVISVAFPTLGFGAYGVAFVYALLLLFSVLIHELAHALVAKGYGWPTQKIVLNLWGGHTQFENFTATPGRSLVVAFSGPVANFVLAGLGWLLVLSLPPASSVSFALANALANIFVWANFLIGAFNILPGLPLDGGRLVESIVWKITGSQEKGTVAAGWAGRVVVVLLLIFTLGVPFALGQSLNIQTALFSLFIAGFLWVGASQAISTARMRLRLPDISAGKLCSPAIGMPDDVSVGQVLSMLSRNAGVSVILTLKDGRPAYLVDPLTLATVPMTAAASTPATAVSHPLPAGGYVPENASGQELIQYLAQLSGSEYAVTDSRHQVMGLLRQQVVVAAMTGRNLPNS; from the coding sequence GTGAGCGATCTCAATAGTCAACAGCAGCCCGCGCAGACCGGGCCGCCAGCTCGTAGGGAAGGCATTCCGCTCGGTCGGATTGCCGGAATCCCGATTATCTTGGCATACTCCTGGTTCTTAATAGCAGCTTTCACCGTGTTGGTTTTCGGTCCGGTGATCTCCGTTGCTTTTCCGACGCTGGGATTTGGAGCGTATGGGGTGGCTTTCGTCTACGCTCTACTGCTGCTGTTCTCAGTGCTCATCCATGAGCTGGCGCATGCCTTAGTCGCCAAAGGGTACGGCTGGCCAACACAGAAGATCGTGTTAAACCTCTGGGGCGGCCACACCCAATTCGAGAACTTCACCGCGACACCTGGGCGTTCCCTGGTGGTCGCGTTCTCCGGACCAGTGGCCAATTTTGTCTTGGCTGGGCTCGGCTGGTTGCTGGTGTTGAGTCTGCCGCCGGCTTCTTCGGTGAGTTTTGCCCTCGCCAATGCTCTGGCCAACATTTTTGTCTGGGCCAATTTCCTGATTGGGGCGTTTAATATTCTGCCGGGCCTGCCCCTGGACGGCGGCAGATTGGTGGAATCAATTGTCTGGAAAATCACCGGAAGTCAGGAAAAGGGCACCGTGGCGGCGGGCTGGGCCGGCCGGGTTGTGGTGGTGCTGTTACTGATCTTTACCTTGGGTGTGCCCTTTGCGTTGGGCCAGTCGCTCAATATCCAGACCGCTTTATTCAGTCTTTTTATCGCCGGGTTCCTCTGGGTTGGGGCTAGCCAGGCAATCAGTACCGCCCGGATGAGGCTTCGGCTTCCGGATATCAGTGCAGGGAAACTTTGCAGCCCGGCTATCGGCATGCCCGACGACGTTTCGGTGGGCCAGGTGCTCTCAATGCTTTCCCGGAACGCCGGAGTCAGTGTCATTCTGACGCTCAAAGATGGTCGTCCGGCCTATCTTGTCGATCCTTTGACGCTGGCCACCGTACCGATGACTGCTGCTGCCTCGACGCCGGCCACCGCTGTCTCACACCCGCTGCCTGCGGGCGGTTATGTACCGGAAAATGCCTCCGGTCAGGAGCTGATTCAATATCTGGCGCAGCTTTCCGGTAGCGAATACGCGGTCACCGATTCTCGTCACCAGGTGATGGGTTTGCTAAGGCAACAAGTGGTGGTCGCCGCGATGACCGGAAGAAATCTGCCGAATAGCTAA
- a CDS encoding HAD family hydrolase, translating to MHSSYPESDLSGQAEGLSVTDLASQPNPSAGALKAVLWDMDGTLVDTEPYWIASEHELVAEFGGSWSRQQALTLVGQSLWFSAGVLQDAGITMSRREIIDELTRRVIARIQESLPWRPGARELLADLRDNGIRCALVTMSEGPLVREILAALPAGSFEFTVTGDQVEQGKPHPEPYLRAVQQLSQSDPTLLVQDCIALEDSVPGVQSAMAAGLLTIGIPHSVPLPADPGRVTWDTLAERRAEDLISLKAQGV from the coding sequence ATGCATTCTTCCTACCCTGAGTCAGACCTGTCCGGGCAAGCCGAAGGTCTCTCAGTCACCGACCTCGCTAGCCAGCCGAACCCCAGCGCTGGCGCGCTCAAGGCGGTGCTCTGGGATATGGATGGCACCCTTGTCGATACCGAGCCGTACTGGATTGCCTCTGAGCACGAACTAGTCGCGGAGTTCGGTGGCAGCTGGTCTCGACAGCAGGCGCTCACCCTGGTAGGTCAGTCGCTCTGGTTCTCGGCCGGAGTCTTGCAAGACGCCGGCATAACCATGAGTCGCCGGGAGATCATCGACGAACTCACCCGGCGGGTCATCGCTCGGATTCAAGAATCGCTGCCCTGGCGGCCTGGGGCGAGAGAATTGCTAGCCGATCTGCGCGATAACGGTATCCGTTGCGCCCTGGTCACCATGAGCGAAGGGCCGCTGGTTCGAGAGATTCTCGCCGCCCTGCCTGCCGGGAGCTTCGAGTTCACTGTCACGGGCGACCAGGTTGAGCAGGGCAAGCCACATCCGGAACCCTATCTGCGGGCGGTGCAGCAGCTGAGTCAGAGTGATCCGACCCTGTTGGTGCAAGACTGTATTGCTCTGGAGGACTCAGTGCCCGGCGTGCAATCAGCGATGGCTGCCGGACTGCTCACCATTGGCATCCCGCATTCGGTGCCATTACCGGCGGATCCCGGCCGGGTTACCTGGGACACGCTGGCTGAGCGTCGAGCCGAGGATCTGATCTCGCTGAAAGCGCAAGGTGTGTAG
- the arc gene encoding proteasome ATPase, producing the protein MTQESQPDFHADNTERDYQALERQFNVLRDKLRHVDKQLATATQSNTRMISMLETAKAEILKLKAALEKDGQAPYNFATLTQVNRRNPNAVGANAVTDETVDVTFQGRKVRVGISPLVNIASLSPGQEVLLNESLTVVAALGFERTGELVTVKELLGTDRVLVTGRADEERVLKLSGALLSQKIRVGDALSIDSRTGYALEKVPRSEVENLILEEVPDISYHDIGGLGPQIEQIRDAVELPFLHPDLYREHGLKPPKGILLYGPPGCGKTLIAKAVANSLAARAAERSGDKETKSYFLNIKGPELLDKYVGETERQIRLIFARAREKASDGSAVVVFFDEMDSLFRTRGTGVSSDVETTIVPQLLSEIDGVERLDNVIVIGASNREDMIDPAILRPGRLDVKVKIQRPDAEAAADIFAKYVTADLPFHQDDVAAHGNSAQATVDAMIQRTVEAMYSTDKSNEYLEVTYANGDSEMLYFKDFNSGAVIQNVVDRAKKYAIKDLLMTGDKGIRIDHLLRAVVDEFREHEDMPNTTNPDDWARISGKKGERITYIRTIVQGKAGQEPGKTIETTPNTGQYL; encoded by the coding sequence ATGACGCAAGAATCTCAGCCGGACTTCCACGCTGATAACACCGAACGGGACTATCAGGCGCTGGAACGGCAATTCAATGTGCTCCGGGACAAGCTACGACACGTCGATAAGCAGTTGGCAACTGCTACCCAGAGCAATACCCGGATGATCTCAATGCTGGAAACTGCGAAAGCCGAGATCCTCAAACTCAAGGCGGCGCTGGAAAAAGACGGCCAAGCGCCATACAACTTTGCCACCCTGACTCAGGTGAACCGGCGGAACCCCAACGCTGTTGGTGCAAATGCTGTCACCGATGAGACGGTTGATGTCACTTTCCAGGGCCGCAAGGTCAGGGTGGGGATCAGTCCCTTGGTGAATATTGCCTCACTCAGCCCCGGCCAGGAAGTGCTGCTGAACGAGTCGTTGACGGTGGTGGCCGCACTCGGTTTCGAACGAACCGGTGAACTGGTTACCGTGAAGGAGCTACTGGGGACTGATCGGGTGTTGGTTACCGGCCGCGCCGATGAGGAGCGCGTGCTCAAACTGTCCGGGGCGCTGCTGAGCCAGAAGATCCGAGTTGGCGATGCCCTCTCGATCGACTCGCGTACCGGTTATGCACTGGAAAAGGTGCCGCGCTCAGAGGTGGAGAACCTGATCCTGGAAGAAGTACCTGATATTTCTTACCACGATATTGGTGGACTGGGTCCGCAGATCGAACAGATCCGGGATGCCGTCGAACTGCCCTTCCTGCACCCTGATCTCTACCGGGAGCATGGTCTGAAACCGCCGAAAGGCATCCTGCTCTACGGTCCGCCAGGTTGCGGTAAGACGCTGATCGCCAAGGCGGTAGCGAACTCGCTGGCGGCGCGCGCCGCAGAGCGCAGTGGCGATAAAGAAACCAAGAGCTACTTCCTGAATATCAAGGGACCGGAGCTGCTGGACAAATACGTTGGCGAGACAGAGCGACAAATCAGGTTGATCTTCGCTCGTGCTCGGGAAAAGGCCTCTGACGGCAGCGCGGTGGTGGTGTTCTTCGACGAAATGGACTCGCTTTTCCGCACTCGGGGCACCGGGGTTTCCTCTGATGTGGAGACCACCATAGTGCCTCAGTTACTCAGTGAAATTGACGGGGTGGAAAGGCTCGACAATGTCATTGTGATTGGCGCTTCCAATCGCGAGGACATGATTGATCCGGCCATTCTGCGCCCCGGCAGGCTCGATGTGAAGGTTAAGATTCAGCGTCCCGACGCCGAAGCGGCCGCCGATATTTTCGCTAAGTATGTCACCGCCGATTTGCCGTTCCATCAGGACGATGTGGCGGCACACGGTAATAGTGCCCAGGCCACAGTCGATGCGATGATTCAGCGCACCGTGGAGGCGATGTACTCAACTGATAAGTCAAATGAGTACTTGGAAGTCACCTACGCCAATGGGGACAGCGAAATGCTGTACTTCAAGGACTTCAACTCCGGTGCAGTGATCCAGAACGTGGTTGATCGGGCCAAGAAGTACGCCATTAAAGATCTGCTCATGACCGGCGACAAAGGCATCCGAATTGATCATCTGCTGCGCGCCGTGGTGGATGAGTTCCGCGAACACGAGGATATGCCGAACACCACTAATCCCGATGATTGGGCGCGGATTTCGGGGAAGAAGGGTGAGCGGATCACCTATATTCGAACCATTGTGCAAGGTAAGGCGGGGCAGGAACCGGGCAAGACCATCGAGACCACGCCGAACACCGGACAGTATCTATGA
- a CDS encoding DUF5703 family protein: MEEEFESKLPRRTPQEQAGSVRRERDYARQYEYLVLTVSPRESINDARQRLTEHAEYGKWELERSRLYMGGGRQFWLRRKVLRVQRTA; encoded by the coding sequence ATGGAAGAAGAATTTGAATCAAAGCTTCCACGCCGCACCCCCCAGGAGCAGGCCGGATCGGTGCGTCGGGAACGCGATTATGCCCGGCAATACGAATACCTGGTGCTCACCGTCAGTCCGCGCGAATCCATTAATGACGCACGACAGCGACTGACCGAGCACGCGGAATATGGCAAATGGGAGCTTGAACGCAGCCGGCTCTATATGGGTGGCGGTCGGCAGTTCTGGTTGCGCCGTAAGGTGCTCCGAGTGCAGAGGACTGCCTAA
- a CDS encoding tRNA (adenine-N1)-methyltransferase gives MSSQERNADGLPHGAAARRGPFRVGERVQLTDERGRMNTITLTEGAAFHTHKGFLNHSTLIGQPEGSIVSNTTGQLYQALRPLLSDFVLSMPRGAAVVYPKDAGQIITMADIYPGARVVEAGVGSGALSISLLRAVGDQGYLHSFERREEFAAIAKGNVETIFGGPHPAWQISLGDFQDEVLKAEQPGSIDRVVLDMLAPWECLDAVATVLAPGGVWINYVATVTQLSRTAEAIRADGRFTEPESWESMVRGWHLEGLAVRPNHRMVAHTGFLLISRKLAVGATSMGVKRRPSKTEFSAEDLEAWTPGSVGERAVSDKKLRRAARDAVATTQTRGHVAPAVESTAEQAEEVSQHTDFPE, from the coding sequence ATGAGCTCTCAAGAACGTAACGCCGACGGTCTACCGCACGGTGCTGCCGCGCGTCGCGGTCCGTTCCGGGTGGGTGAGCGGGTGCAACTCACCGATGAACGTGGCCGGATGAACACCATCACGCTCACCGAGGGGGCAGCTTTTCACACTCACAAGGGATTCCTCAACCATTCAACGCTGATTGGCCAGCCTGAGGGTTCAATCGTCAGTAATACCACTGGACAGCTGTATCAGGCGCTCCGGCCTTTATTGAGCGACTTCGTGCTGTCGATGCCCCGTGGTGCGGCGGTGGTGTACCCCAAGGATGCTGGCCAGATCATTACCATGGCCGATATTTATCCCGGTGCCCGGGTCGTCGAAGCCGGGGTCGGCTCCGGAGCATTGTCGATCTCACTGCTGCGCGCGGTAGGGGACCAAGGCTATTTGCACTCCTTTGAACGTCGTGAAGAGTTTGCCGCGATTGCCAAGGGAAACGTGGAGACGATCTTCGGCGGTCCGCATCCGGCCTGGCAGATTTCATTAGGTGATTTTCAAGACGAAGTGCTCAAAGCCGAGCAGCCCGGCAGCATTGACCGGGTGGTGCTCGACATGCTGGCACCCTGGGAGTGCCTGGACGCGGTGGCAACGGTACTGGCGCCGGGTGGCGTGTGGATCAACTATGTCGCCACCGTGACCCAGCTATCCCGCACCGCGGAAGCGATTCGAGCCGACGGTCGGTTCACCGAACCGGAGTCCTGGGAGTCGATGGTGCGGGGCTGGCATCTTGAAGGACTCGCAGTGCGGCCCAACCATCGGATGGTGGCCCACACCGGATTCTTGCTGATCAGTCGTAAATTGGCGGTGGGCGCCACCTCGATGGGAGTGAAGCGGCGCCCTTCAAAGACGGAGTTCAGTGCCGAGGACCTGGAAGCTTGGACACCGGGTTCAGTGGGTGAGCGAGCCGTTTCCGATAAGAAACTGCGTCGCGCAGCCCGCGACGCCGTGGCGACCACACAAACCAGGGGACATGTCGCGCCGGCAGTGGAATCGACTGCTGAGCAGGCTGAGGAAGTCAGCCAGCACACCGATTTTCCGGAATAG
- a CDS encoding PAC2 family protein: protein MSRFDDADQPGQFLPSVSPDQRITVMLAAFEGWNDAGDAASDALKYLHKHWGARKIGKIDAEDYYDFQFTRPVIKRTSDGSRKVKWPTTRLSKVSLPNSQVDVVLVHGIEPSYRWRAYTEELLQHATQQGVDCLVLVGALLADVPHSRPIPVTSTSDDDRIRERLNLEAPQYEGPIGIVGALADAAARRDLPTLSLWAAVPHYVAQSPSPKAELTLLHKIEELLQSPFETAEIAEEAEAWERGVDELATDDPEVAAYVRQLEEAKDTADLPEASGESIAREFERYLRRRGKDKGQG from the coding sequence GTGAGCAGATTTGACGATGCCGACCAGCCCGGCCAGTTCTTGCCATCGGTCTCCCCCGATCAGCGGATCACCGTGATGCTTGCGGCCTTCGAAGGATGGAATGACGCCGGAGACGCAGCCAGCGATGCGCTGAAATATTTGCACAAGCATTGGGGGGCGCGGAAGATCGGCAAAATCGACGCCGAGGACTACTACGACTTTCAGTTCACCCGACCGGTCATTAAGCGCACCTCGGATGGCTCCCGCAAGGTCAAATGGCCGACCACCCGGCTCTCCAAGGTTTCCCTGCCGAACAGCCAGGTCGATGTGGTGCTGGTGCACGGCATTGAACCGTCTTACCGTTGGCGCGCCTACACCGAGGAGCTTTTGCAGCACGCAACGCAGCAAGGCGTTGACTGCCTAGTGCTGGTAGGGGCGTTGCTGGCCGATGTGCCACATAGTCGGCCGATCCCGGTCACCTCGACGAGCGACGACGACCGGATTCGCGAGCGGCTGAACCTTGAGGCACCACAGTATGAGGGGCCAATTGGTATTGTCGGCGCGCTCGCCGATGCGGCGGCGCGACGTGATTTGCCGACGCTTTCGCTCTGGGCCGCGGTACCGCATTATGTCGCGCAATCGCCCTCCCCCAAAGCTGAGTTGACTTTGCTGCACAAAATTGAGGAACTGCTGCAGTCCCCCTTTGAGACGGCGGAGATCGCCGAGGAAGCTGAGGCTTGGGAGCGCGGGGTGGACGAGTTGGCGACCGATGATCCTGAGGTGGCTGCCTATGTGCGCCAGCTGGAAGAGGCAAAGGACACCGCTGATCTGCCCGAGGCGAGCGGTGAGTCGATCGCTCGGGAATTCGAACGCTACTTACGCCGTCGCGGCAAGGACAAAGGCCAGGGCTGA